The Vicia villosa cultivar HV-30 ecotype Madison, WI linkage group LG1, Vvil1.0, whole genome shotgun sequence genome includes a region encoding these proteins:
- the LOC131643889 gene encoding piezo-type mechanosensitive ion channel homolog isoform X4, giving the protein MYFRILATSLQCHSQGEVMNQLTTLTGKDLPSLVMMSFIKSDLEEMGCIISGTDCNLTEQLLPSKHSFFIRESRSGVRHTNVLLRGAVFRSFSINFFTYGFPVSLFALSFWSFHFASLCAFGLLAYVGYIIYAFPSLFRLHRLNGLLLVFILFWAVSTYIFNVAFTFLNWRLGQDMKIWEMVGLWHYPIPGFFLLAQFCLGILVALGNLVNNSVFLCLSDEGGQTLNDYTSVKVEGETKVLIVATIAWGMRKCSRAIMLALIFLIAIKPGFIHAVYMIFFLIYLLSHSISRKLRQGLILLCEIHFALLYILQINLVSSALEKKGSVSMEIVMQLGFLEEDSAWDFLEVALLACFCTIHNHGFEMLFSFSAIIQHAPSPPIGFSILKAGLNKSVLLSVYSSSSVRNSAESFSYERRIASYLSAIGQKFLSIYRSCGTYIAFLTILFTVYMVKPNYTSFGYIFLLLLWIIGRQLVERTKRQLWLPLKVYAVSVFIFIYSLSSFSSLEMYLSRMIDLYFYLGYDSKASSFDNVWESLAVLIVMQLYSYERRQSKQNRQVYLDQLEPGPLGFIKRLLIWHSQKILFIALFYASLSPISTFGLLYLLGLVFCSTLPKISSIPSKSFLVYTGFLVTAEYLFQMWGEQAKMFPGQKYSNLSVILGFRVYSPGFWGLESGLRGKVLVIVACTLQYNVFRWLERMPNIVLNNEQWEEPCPLFVSTEDAFDDVTICNEESKPSCNHHPPAALQEGASSKSPEIVTSGLPRAHDIPSANTGGSDSNSKKYSFGFIWGSNKESHKWDKMRIVSLRKERFETQKTVLKIYMKFWMENIFNLLGLEINMITLLLASFALLNALSMLYIALLAACILLNRQVIRKIWPIFVFLFASILILEYFVIWKDMSPLNSHATSEIHCHDCWKTSTLHFHYCEKCWLGLVVDDPRMLISYFVVFMLACFKLRADRLSSFSGSSTYRQIMSQRKNTFVWRDLSFETKSMWTFLDYLRLYCYCHLLDLVLILILITGTLEYDILHLGYLAFALVFFRMRLEILKKKNKIFKFLRVYNFVVIILSLAYQSPFVGGPSAGKCDTANTIYEMIGFYKYDYGFRITARSAIVEIIIFVLVSLQSYMFSSQEFDYVCRYLEAEQIGAIVREQEKKAAWKTEQLQQIRESEEKKRQRNMQVEKMKSEMLNLQIQLQSINTSTNCIDGVSHSSEGLRRRRSASLVSNNDIGIPDKEDQVLGRLDYAIRQDAVFPTESHESSACMDVETPLTEEYIKQSVDSPLCEITEIDIDTPSSDSGKKGKVKGQAKENPLKSAVQLLGDGVSQVQSIGNQAVNNLVSFLNISQEDSDSNEHTNTVDQIYDEMESQKSRHIYLDRASSLQSDRSSDAASLQLGRIFRYIWYQMRSNNDVVCYFCFVLVFLWNFSLLSMVYLGTLYLYALWVNTGPSYIFWVIMLIYTELYILFQYLYQIIIQHCGLSIDPGLLRELGFPTHKVTSSFVVSTLPLFLVYLFTLIQSSITPKDGEWMSSTDFKFKRNDLHTKDNPTRYSWREKAWDLLTQMTNMVKLVVRSFFRYWKSLTQGAESSPYFVQVSMDVNFWPEDGIQPERIESGINKLLRVIHNDKCKEKNPNICPFASRVNIQSIERSKENSSVALVVFEVVYASPVTDCSLAEWNKSLTPAADVAKEILKAQRAGFVEEVGFPYRILSVIGGGKREIDLYAYIFCADLIVFFLVAIFYQSVIKNKSEFLEVYQLEDQFPKEYVFMLMAIFFLIVLDRIIYLCSFATGKVIFYIFNLILFTYSVTEYDWQLDPSRQRAAQFALRAIFLAKAVSLGLQAVQIRYGIPNKSTLYLQFLTSEVSRINYLGYRLYRALPFLYELRCVLDWSCTTTSLTMYDWLKLEDINASLYLVKCDSVLNRATHKQGEKQTKMTKCCNGICLFFVLICVIWAPMLMYSSGNPTNIANPIKEASFQVDIKTVSGRLNLYQTTLCERIQWDSLNSEVNPDPNGYLNAYNKNDIQLVCCQADASTLWLVPLVVQARLIQSLEWYTDMEIFFTWVLSRDRPKGKEVVKYEKTIDPQYLPLQSDVQKVLNGSMNSFRLYNVYPRYFRVTGSGDVRPLEEDGAVNADLVLNREQFEWWAFKDVNPPNISRFCGGLTGPMAIIVSEETPPQGILGDTLSKFSIWGLYITFVLAVGRFIRLQCSDLRMRIPFENLPSCDRLIAICEDIYNARAEGELGVEEVLYWTLVKIYRSPHMLLEYTNPD; this is encoded by the exons ATCCGGTGTGAGGCACACAAATGTTTTACTCAGAGGAGCTGTTTTTCGATCCTTCAGTATCAACTTTTTCACGTATGGTTTCCCG GTCTCCTTGTTTGCCCTTTCTTTTTGGAGCTTCCATTTCGCAAGCTTATGTGCATTTGGACTACTTGCTTACGTTGGTTACATTATCTATGCTTTCCCTTCCTTATTTCGTCTGCACCGACTGAATGGCCTGCTTCTTGTTTTCATTCTCTTTTGGGCTGTTAGCACCTATATATTTAATGTGGCATTTACATTTCTGAATTGGAGACTTGGACAG GACATGAAAATCTGGGAGATGGTGGGTCTGTGGCACTATCCAATACCTGGGTTTTTTTTGCTTGCACAATTTTGTCTTGGAATTTTGGTGGCATTGGGTAATCTTGTGAACAATTCTGTTTTCCTCTGCTTGTCTGATGAGGGAGGACAAACTTTAAATGACTATACCTCGGTCAAAG tagagggagagaccaaggtatTGATTGTTGCAACAATAGCATGGGGAATGCGCAAATGCTCGCGGGCTATAATGTTGGCATTGATCTTTCTCATTGCTATAAAACCTGGTTTCATCCATGCTGTATATA TGATTTTCTTCTTGATTTATCTTTTGAGCCACAGTATCAGCAGAAAGTTAAGACAGGGTTTGATTCTTCTCTGTGAGATTCATTTTGCACTATTGTATATTCTTCAAATTAATTTGGTTTCTTCTGCACTGGAGAAGAAAGGCTCTGTAAGCATGGAAATTGTAATGCAATTAG GCTTTCTTGAAGAAGATAGTGCCTGGGATTTCTTGGAAGTAGCATTGCTTGCTTGCTTTTGCACAATTCATAACCATGGTTTTGAGATGTTATTTTCATTTTCTGCTATCATACAGCATGCCCCTAGCCCTCCTATTGGATTTAGCATCTTGAAGGCCGGGCTTAACAAATCTGTTCTATTGTCTGTATATTCTTCCTCGTCTGTGAGAAACAGTGCTGAAAGTTTCTCTTATG AAAGAAGAATTGCATCATACCTCAGTGCAATTGGGCAGAAGTTCCTATCTATATACCGATCATGTGGCACCTACATTGCTTTCTTGACTATTCTTTTTACAGTATACATGGTGAAGCCTAATTACACATCATTCGGTTACATATTCCTTCTCCTTCTGTGGATTATTGGAAGACAACTTGTTGAGAGAACAAAAAGACAGCTTTGGCTTCCATTGAAAGTATATGCAGTTTCAGTGTTTATCTTCATATACAGCTTGAGCAGCTTCTCAAGCCTCGAGATGTATTTGTCCAGAATGATAGATCTCTATTTTTATCTGGGATATGACTCAAAAGCATCTTCTTTTGACAATGTTTGGGAGTCTCTAGCAGTCTTAATTGTTATGCAACTTTATAGCTATGAGAGGAGGCAGAGCAAGCAGAACAGACAGGTTTACTTGGATCAGTTGGAACCAGGGCCACTTGGGTTTATCAAGCGATTGCTTATCTGGCACAGCCAGAAGATCTTGTTTATTGCTTTGTTTTATGCATCTTTATCCCCAATCAGTACATTTGGGCTCTTGTATCTTCTTGGCTTGGTTTTCTGCTCCACATTACCAAAAATTTCTAGTATCCCATCCAAATCTTTCTTAGTATACACAGGTTTTTTGGTGACAGCCGAGTATCTTTTCCAGATGTGGGGTGAGCAAGCTAAAATGTTTCCTGGACAAAAGTACTCTAATTTATCGGTCATCTTGGGCTTCCGTGTATACAGCCCAGGATTTTGGGGTCTAGAATCAGGATTAAGGGGGAAAGTGCTGGTTATCGTGGCTTGTACTCTTCAATACAATGTCTTCCGTTGGCTGGAAAGGATGCCAAATATAGTTCTAAACAATGAACAGTGGGAAGAACCTTGTCCTTTGTTTGTTTCCACAGAAGatgcatttgatgatgttactATATGCAATGAGGAAAGTAAACCGTCGTGTAATCATCACCCGCCAGCTGCATTACAAGAAGGGGCATCTAGCAAGTCGCCGGAAATTGTGACCTCTGGTTTGCCTCGAGCACATGATATTCCATCTGCTAATACTGGAGGTTCTGACAGTAACAGCAAAAAGTATTCATTCGGGTTTATCTGGGGAAGCAACAAGGAGAGCCACAAGTGGGACAAGATGCGAATTGTTTCTTTGAGAAAGGAGCGGTTTGAAACACAGAAAACTgtcttaaaaatatatatgaaattttGGATGGAGAATATATTTAATCTGTTGGGTCTGGAGATAAACATGATCACTTTACTACTGGCAAGCTTTGCCTTGTTAAATGCACTATCCATGCTATATATTGCACTGCTTGCTGCTTGTATTCTTCTGAATCGGCAAGTTATCCGCAAAATCTGGCCCATCTTTGTCTTTTTGTTTGCTTCCATTCTCATCCTGGAATATTTTGTCATCTGGAAGGATATGTCACCTTTGAATTCCCATGCTACAAGTGAGATTCATTGCCATGACTGCTGGAAAACTTCAACTCTGCATTTCCATTATTGTGAGAAATGTTGGCTTG GACTTGTTGTTGATGATCCCCGAATGCTGATCAGCTACTTTGTGGTATTCATGCTGGCTTGTTTCAAACTTCGTGCTGATCGCCTGTCCAGCTTTTCAGGGTCGTCAACATACCGTCAGATTATGTCTCAACGTAAGAACACATTTGTTTGGAGAGATCTATCGTTTGAAACTAAAAGCATGTGGACCTTTCTTGATTATTTAAGGCTTTACTGCTATTGCCACCTGTTAGATCTTGTGCTAATATTAATTTTGATTACTGGAACACTGGAGTATGATATTCTGCATCTTGGTTATCTTGCCTTTGCTCTGGTATTCTTTCGCATGAGACTTGAAAtactgaagaagaagaacaaaataTTCAAGTTCTTGCGTGTTTACAATTTTGTTGTTATTATACTTTCTCTTGCTTATCAGTCTCCTTTTGTTGGGGGGCCAAGTGCTGGAAAGTGTGACACAGCAAATACCATCTATGAGATGATTGGTTTTTATAAATATGATTATGGTTTTCGGATTACTGCAAGATCTGCAATTGTAGAGATTATCATTTTTGTGCTGGTATCACTTCAGTCATACATGTTTTCCTCTCAAGAGTTTGATTATGTGTGTCGCTACCTGGAAGCAGAGCAAATTGGCGCAATTGTGCGTGAGCAAGAGAAAAAGGCTGCATGGAAAACTGAACAATTACAACAAATTCGTGAAAGTGAGGAGAAAAAACGACAGCGTAATATGCAGGTGGAGAAGATGAAATCTGAAATGCTAAACCTGCAAATACAGCTCCAGAGCATTAACACATCCACTAATTGCATTGATGGAGTTTCTCACAGCAGTGAGGGTTTAAGAAGGAGAAGGAGTGCTTCTCTTGTATCAAATAATGACATTGGAATCCCTGATAAAGAAGACCAGGTTTTGGGGAGACTAGATTATGCAATAAGACAGGATGCTGTTTTCCCAACTGAATCACATGAATCATCTGCTTGCATGGATGTAGAAACTCCATTAACAGAGGAGTACATAAAGCAATCAGTCGATTCTCCTCTATGTGAAATTACTGAAATAGACATTGATACTCCTTCTAGTGATTCGGGAAAAAAGGGAAAAGTTAAAGGGCAAGCAAAAGAAAACCCATTGAAATCTGCTGTACAATTATTAGGTGATGGTGTTTCCCAGGTGCAGTCCATTGGAAATCAGGCAGTTAATAACTTAGTGAGCTTTCTGAACATTTCACAAGAAGATTCTGATTCCAATGAACACACAAACACAGTGGATCAGATATATGACGAGATGGAAAGTCAGAAATCTCGGCATATATATTTGGATCGAGCTTCATCTTTGCAGTCTGATAGAAGTTCTGATGCTGCAAGTCTGCAGTTAGGAAGGATCTTTCGTTATATATGGTACCAGATGCGTTCCAACAATGATGTAGTATGTTACTTTTGCTTTGTTCTTGTGTTCTTATGGAACTTCAGTTTGCTATCAATGGTGTATCTTGGCACTCTTTATTTGTATGCTTTATGGGTGAATACAGGCCCAAGTTACATCTTCTGGGTTATTATGTTGATCTATACAGAACTTTACATTTTATTTCAGTATTTGTATCAAATCATCATCCAGCACTGTGGGTTGAGTATTGATCCTGGCCTGTTGAGAGAATTAGGTTTTCCAACACACAAGGTCACATCTTCATTTGTTGTCAGTACATTGCCTCTTTTTCTTGTCTATTTATTTACCCTCATTCAAAGTTCCATAACACCCAAGGATGGCGAATGGATGTCTTCTACCGACTTCAAATTTAAGAGGAATGATCTCCACACAAAAGATAATCCAACTCGTTATAGCTGGCGAGAGAAAGCATGGGATCTGCTAACTCAGATGACTAACATGGTAAAACTGGTAGTGAGAAGCTTTTTTAGGTACTGGAAATCACTCACACAGGGAGCAGAATCATCCCCTTATTTTGTTCAGGTGTCTATGGATGTCAACTTCTGGCCAGAGGATGGGATTCAACCAGAGAGAATTGAATCTGGAATTAATAAGTTACTCAGAGTTATCCACAATGATAAGTGCAAGGAAAAGAACCCAAATATTTGCCCTTTTGCTAGTAGGGTTAACATTCAAAGCATTGAAAGAAGTAAAGAGAATTCCAGTGTTGCCTTGGTGGTTTTCGAGGTTGTGTATGCCTCACCTGTAACTGATTGTTCTTTAGCAGAATGGAATAAATCTTTAACTCCAGCAGCTGATGTTGCCAAGGAAATTCTCAAGGCTCAGCGTGCAGGTTTTGTAGAAGAAGTGGGTTTCCCTTACCGTATTCTTTCTGTAATTGGTGGAGGCAAGAGAGAAATTGATCTGTATGCCTACATATTTTGTGCAGATTTGATTGTATTCTTTCTTGTTGCCATCTTCTACCAGTCTGTCATAAAAAACAAAAGTGAGTTCCTTGAAGTGTATCAGCTTGAAGACCAGTTTCCAAAAGAATATGTCTTTATGTTGATG GCtatcttcttcttgattgtactTGATCGTATAATATACCTCTGCTCATTTGCCACGGGGAAAGTGATATTCTATATTTTCAACCTCATTCTCTTCACGTATTCAGTTACAGAGTATGATTGGCAATTGGATCCATCTCGACAGCGTGCAGCTCAGTTTGCTCTCCGTGCCATATTTCTTGCGAAAGCAGTTTCCCTAGGATTGCAGGCTGTACAAATCCGATATGGCATTCCTAACAAGAGCACATTGTATCTACAATTTTTGACCAGTGAAGTTTCACGAATCAACTACTTAGGATATAGACTTTATCGTGCTCTGCCATTCCTTTATGAATTACGATGCGTACTTGATTGGTCGTGCACAACTACATCCCTCACCATGTATGACTGGCTAAAG CTTGAGGACATAAACGCAAGTTTGTACCTTGTCAAATGTGATTCAGTCTTGAATAGAGCTACACACAAACAGGGGGAGAAGCAAACGAAAATGACCAAATGCTGCAACGGCATTTGCCTGTTTTTTGTACTGATATGTGTTATATGGGCTCCAATGCTG ATGTATAGCAGTGGTAACCCCACAAACATTGCAAACCCCATTAAAGAAGCTAGCTTTCAAGTTGATATCAAGACAGTCAGTGGAAGGTTGAATTTGTACCAAACTACTCTGTGTGAAAGAATCCAGTGGGATTCACTCAATTCGGAAGTCAATCCTGATCCCAATGGCTATTTAAATGCATATAATAAGAATGATATCCAGTTGGTATGCTGTCAAGCTGATGCTAGTACATTATGGCTTGTTCCACTTGTTGTTCAGGCTAGATTGATTCAGTCCCTCGAATGGTATACCGACATGGAAATTTTTTTCACCTGGGTACTTTCAAGGGACAGGCCAAAAGGGAAAGAAGTTGTGAAATATGAAAAGACCATTGATCCACAATATCTCCCATTACAGTCTGATGTTCAAAAAGTTCTTAACGGCTCTATGAACAGCTTTAGGCTTTATAATGTTTATCCAAGATACTTCCGTGTCACTGGTTCAGGCGACGTTAGACCCTTGGAGGAG GATGGTGCTGTTAATGCTGATCTTGTTTTAAATCGTGAGCAGTTTGAGTGGTGGGCCTTTAAAGATGTTAATCCACCAAATATAAGTAGATTTTGTGGTGGTTTGACAGGACCTATGGCAATCATAGTATCTGAGGAAACACCACCAC AGGGTATTCTTGGTGACACACTCAGCAAGTTCAGCATATGGGGGCTTTACATAACCTTTGTTCTAGCTGTTGGACGCTTCATCAGACTCCAGTGTTCTGACTTAAGGATGAGAATTCCCTTCGAGAACCTACCTTCCTGTGATAG gTTAATAGCCATTTGCGAGGATATATATAATGCAAGAGCTGAGGGTGAGCTTGGAGTTGAAGAGGTACTTTACTGGACACTGGTGAAGATATATCGGTCCCCACACATGCTGCTTGAGTACACCAATCCTGATTAA